One window from the genome of Hoplias malabaricus isolate fHopMal1 chromosome 18, fHopMal1.hap1, whole genome shotgun sequence encodes:
- the LOC136674905 gene encoding myb/SANT-like DNA-binding domain-containing protein 2 isoform X2, producing MAAPSNAERCAESSAPLKAPKTEAPSPDSEELSDGALQRSNCSTPGLFSPLSAGVCAAGRSATASAASNSGFSTVSRGMSWTPSETNALIAVWGSERLAEARLQQLEVAGTVFSGKAPGPAMYERVSRALSELGYERTPSQCRERMKTLRRCYSRVKEHGIGKRKSSYSIEQLEKVFGQGGWDSQSCQPVLINSSGLYQEMESDGSTMEDYPQEDWCNQDLSSVFQEGEIEAEEIQLPKNRILQLRPEASEHTQRQDVMHNVMRILESVEAKWEHFQTWTDFSRLHLSNKLAIFGIGYNTRWREDIRYHYAEISSQVPLGKRLREYFNPEKTEGRVIMTKVQKMNWKNVYYKFLDITISEARCLELHMEVDWIRIAQTSTSGCINGSQYLLPGGIPKTYGLYAIGYEERTGTSFSGAEDNGSSSGEPETGEKRQNNLSAKVTYCYLGIAEDRTLQQCLVQHFQSSGKHCSRSEPSAITRFLQDNCSGRPKDEDFSSGLPIYIKFIEVELDFLSAGSLVECLEIAIGYSLKFNKKDSL from the exons ATGGCGGCCCCCAGTAACGCGGAGCGCTGCGCGGAGTCTTCTGCGCCGCTGAAGGCTCCGAAAACCGAGGCTCCGTCCCCGGACTCGGAGGAGCTGAGTGACGGGGCGCTGCAGCGCTCGAACTGCTCCACCCCTGGCCTCTTCTCACCGCTAAGCGCGGGGGTGTGCGCGGCGGGCCGCAGCGCCACGGCCTCGGCCGCCTCCAATAGCGGCTTCAGCACCGTGAGTCGCGGGATGTCGTGGACTCCGTCCGAGACCAACGCGCTTATCGCGGTGTGGGGCAGCGAGCGGCTCGCCGAGGCGCGACTGCAACAGCTGGAGGTGGCTGGGACTGTGTTCTCCGGGAAGGCGCCCGGTCCCGCCATGTACGAGCGCGTCTCCCGTGCGCTGTCAGAGCTCGGCTATGAGAGAACACCGTCCCAGTGTCGGGAGAGGATGAAG ACCCTGCGGCGATGCTACAGCCGTGTGAAAGAGCATGGCATTGGGAAACGAAAGAGCAGTTACTCCATCGAGCAGCTGGAGAAGGTGTTCGGGCAGGGAGGCTGGGATTCCCAGAGCTGCCAGCCAGTCCTGATTAACAGCAGCGGTCTGTATCAGGAGATGGAGTCAGATGGCAGTACGATGGAGGATTACCCTCAGGAGGACTGGTGTAACCAGGACCTGTCTTCTGTTTTCCaggagggagagatagaggcCG AAGAAATTCAGCTCCCAAAGAACAGAATTCTACAGTTAAGACCAGAGGCTTCAGAACATACCCA GCGTCAGGACGTGATGCATAATGTGATGCGCATCCTGGAGTCTGTGGAGGCTAAATGGGAGCACTTCCAGACATGGACGGATTTTTCACGACTTCACCTCTCTAACAAGTTGGCTATCTTCGGCATAGGCTACAACACTCGCTGGCGTGAGGACATTCGCTACCATTACGCAGAGATAAGCTCCCAGGTGCCTCTGGGAAAGCGCCTACGGGAATACTTCAATCCCGAAAAGACAGAGGGCAGGGTCATCATGACCAAGGTGCAGAAGATGAACTGGAAGAATGTGTATTATAAGTTCCTGGACATCACGATCAGTGAGGCACGCTGCCTGGAGCTGCACATGGAGGTGGACTGGATCCGTATTGCACAAACCAGCACTTCAGGCTGCATCAACGGATCACAGTACCTCTTGCCAGGTGGCATAcccaaaacatatggcctctATGCTATCGGGTATGAAGAGAGGACAGGGACTAGTTTCTCCGGTGCAGAGGACAACGGTTCCTCCTCTGGAGAACCAGAGACGGGTGAGAAAAGACAAAATAATTTGTCAGCCAAAGTGACCTATTGCTACCTCGGGATAGCGGAGGATCGCACCCTGCAGCAGTGCTTAGTCCAACACTTTCAAAGTTCAGGCAAACATTGCAGTCGCAGTGAGCCGTCTGCCATCACCAGGTTTCTACAGGATAACTGTTCTGGCCGGCCCAAGGACGAGGACTTCTCTTCTGGCTTGCCCATCTACATTAAATTCATTGAGGTGGAGCTGGACTTTCTCTCTGCCGGATCTTTGGTGGAATGTTTAGAAATCGCAATCGGGTATTCCTTAAAGTTCAACAAGAAAGACAGCTTGTAA
- the LOC136674905 gene encoding myb/SANT-like DNA-binding domain-containing protein 2 isoform X1, protein MAAPSNAERCAESSAPLKAPKTEAPSPDSEELSDGALQRSNCSTPGLFSPLSAGVCAAGRSATASAASNSGFSTVSRGMSWTPSETNALIAVWGSERLAEARLQQLEVAGTVFSGKAPGPAMYERVSRALSELGYERTPSQCRERMKTLRRCYSRVKEHGIGKRKSSYSIEQLEKVFGQGGWDSQSCQPVLINSSGLYQEMESDGSTMEDYPQEDWCNQDLSSVFQEGEIEAEEIQLPKNRILQLRPEASEHTQKHSDVISCRRQDVMHNVMRILESVEAKWEHFQTWTDFSRLHLSNKLAIFGIGYNTRWREDIRYHYAEISSQVPLGKRLREYFNPEKTEGRVIMTKVQKMNWKNVYYKFLDITISEARCLELHMEVDWIRIAQTSTSGCINGSQYLLPGGIPKTYGLYAIGYEERTGTSFSGAEDNGSSSGEPETGEKRQNNLSAKVTYCYLGIAEDRTLQQCLVQHFQSSGKHCSRSEPSAITRFLQDNCSGRPKDEDFSSGLPIYIKFIEVELDFLSAGSLVECLEIAIGYSLKFNKKDSL, encoded by the exons ATGGCGGCCCCCAGTAACGCGGAGCGCTGCGCGGAGTCTTCTGCGCCGCTGAAGGCTCCGAAAACCGAGGCTCCGTCCCCGGACTCGGAGGAGCTGAGTGACGGGGCGCTGCAGCGCTCGAACTGCTCCACCCCTGGCCTCTTCTCACCGCTAAGCGCGGGGGTGTGCGCGGCGGGCCGCAGCGCCACGGCCTCGGCCGCCTCCAATAGCGGCTTCAGCACCGTGAGTCGCGGGATGTCGTGGACTCCGTCCGAGACCAACGCGCTTATCGCGGTGTGGGGCAGCGAGCGGCTCGCCGAGGCGCGACTGCAACAGCTGGAGGTGGCTGGGACTGTGTTCTCCGGGAAGGCGCCCGGTCCCGCCATGTACGAGCGCGTCTCCCGTGCGCTGTCAGAGCTCGGCTATGAGAGAACACCGTCCCAGTGTCGGGAGAGGATGAAG ACCCTGCGGCGATGCTACAGCCGTGTGAAAGAGCATGGCATTGGGAAACGAAAGAGCAGTTACTCCATCGAGCAGCTGGAGAAGGTGTTCGGGCAGGGAGGCTGGGATTCCCAGAGCTGCCAGCCAGTCCTGATTAACAGCAGCGGTCTGTATCAGGAGATGGAGTCAGATGGCAGTACGATGGAGGATTACCCTCAGGAGGACTGGTGTAACCAGGACCTGTCTTCTGTTTTCCaggagggagagatagaggcCG AAGAAATTCAGCTCCCAAAGAACAGAATTCTACAGTTAAGACCAGAGGCTTCAGAACATACCCA GAAACACTCTGATGTGATTTCCTGTAGGCGTCAGGACGTGATGCATAATGTGATGCGCATCCTGGAGTCTGTGGAGGCTAAATGGGAGCACTTCCAGACATGGACGGATTTTTCACGACTTCACCTCTCTAACAAGTTGGCTATCTTCGGCATAGGCTACAACACTCGCTGGCGTGAGGACATTCGCTACCATTACGCAGAGATAAGCTCCCAGGTGCCTCTGGGAAAGCGCCTACGGGAATACTTCAATCCCGAAAAGACAGAGGGCAGGGTCATCATGACCAAGGTGCAGAAGATGAACTGGAAGAATGTGTATTATAAGTTCCTGGACATCACGATCAGTGAGGCACGCTGCCTGGAGCTGCACATGGAGGTGGACTGGATCCGTATTGCACAAACCAGCACTTCAGGCTGCATCAACGGATCACAGTACCTCTTGCCAGGTGGCATAcccaaaacatatggcctctATGCTATCGGGTATGAAGAGAGGACAGGGACTAGTTTCTCCGGTGCAGAGGACAACGGTTCCTCCTCTGGAGAACCAGAGACGGGTGAGAAAAGACAAAATAATTTGTCAGCCAAAGTGACCTATTGCTACCTCGGGATAGCGGAGGATCGCACCCTGCAGCAGTGCTTAGTCCAACACTTTCAAAGTTCAGGCAAACATTGCAGTCGCAGTGAGCCGTCTGCCATCACCAGGTTTCTACAGGATAACTGTTCTGGCCGGCCCAAGGACGAGGACTTCTCTTCTGGCTTGCCCATCTACATTAAATTCATTGAGGTGGAGCTGGACTTTCTCTCTGCCGGATCTTTGGTGGAATGTTTAGAAATCGCAATCGGGTATTCCTTAAAGTTCAACAAGAAAGACAGCTTGTAA